A single genomic interval of Planktothrix sp. FACHB-1365 harbors:
- a CDS encoding glycoside hydrolase family 10 protein — MEVRGVWLTNTDSRVMFSRQTIAEAMEFLAETGFNVVFPVVWNKGVTLYRSQVMAQAFGVEIDFYVKGRDPLQEVIEEAHRVGLKVIPWFEFGFASSYQQNGGRILAQKPSWSGINSTGGLVVKNGFEWMNAFDPDVQDFVLSLVLEVVRKYDIDGIQGDDRMPAMPSEGGYDPKTVARYRAEFGRQPPTYHKDPQWVQWRANILTNFLVRLRRDVKAIKPHLLISMAPSIYKWGLDEYLQDYIAWIDQDLVDWIHPQLYRRNFWSYKGLVDQLVDVQFRDWQLPKLSPGILAKIGSYCITTDDLLKAIDYNRFKGVQGEIFFFYEALRQNNNALATALKTGPYRTPAKLR, encoded by the coding sequence ATGGAAGTTCGTGGTGTCTGGTTAACGAATACCGATAGTCGAGTCATGTTTTCTCGACAGACCATTGCAGAAGCGATGGAGTTCTTGGCGGAAACGGGCTTTAATGTTGTATTTCCGGTGGTTTGGAATAAAGGCGTGACGTTGTATCGCAGTCAAGTCATGGCTCAAGCCTTTGGTGTGGAAATCGATTTTTATGTTAAGGGACGTGACCCCCTGCAAGAGGTGATTGAGGAAGCTCATCGAGTGGGGTTAAAAGTCATTCCTTGGTTTGAATTTGGATTTGCTAGTTCTTATCAACAAAATGGCGGTAGAATTCTCGCTCAAAAACCGAGTTGGTCAGGTATTAATTCTACAGGAGGATTAGTTGTTAAAAATGGCTTTGAGTGGATGAATGCTTTTGACCCAGACGTGCAGGATTTTGTTCTCAGTTTGGTTTTAGAAGTTGTTAGAAAATATGATATTGATGGCATTCAAGGAGATGACCGGATGCCCGCCATGCCTTCGGAAGGAGGCTATGATCCAAAAACGGTGGCTCGTTATCGGGCAGAATTTGGCCGTCAACCTCCAACCTATCATAAAGATCCCCAATGGGTACAATGGCGAGCCAATATTTTGACCAATTTTTTAGTGCGTTTACGTCGAGACGTGAAAGCGATTAAACCCCATTTATTAATTTCAATGGCTCCGAGTATTTATAAATGGGGTTTAGATGAATATTTACAAGATTATATTGCCTGGATTGATCAAGATTTAGTCGATTGGATTCATCCTCAATTATATCGGCGCAATTTTTGGAGTTATAAAGGGTTAGTGGATCAATTGGTGGATGTTCAGTTTAGAGATTGGCAATTACCTAAACTTTCTCCAGGAATTTTAGCAAAAATTGGTTCCTATTGTATTACGACCGATGACTTATTAAAAGCAATTGATTACAATCGATTTAAAGGGGTACAGGGAGAGATATTTTTCTTTTATGAAGCCCTCAGACAAAATAATAATGCCTTGGCGACAGCGTTGAAAACAGGCCCCTATAGGACTCCGGCGAAATTGCGATAA